From a single Nicotiana tabacum cultivar K326 chromosome 8, ASM71507v2, whole genome shotgun sequence genomic region:
- the LOC107787208 gene encoding photosystem I reaction center subunit II, chloroplastic, producing the protein MAMATQASLFTPALSAPKSSAPWKQSLASFSPKQLKSTVSAPRPIRAMAEEAATKEAEAPVGFTPPQLDPNTPSPIFGGSTGGLLRKAQVEEFYVITWESPKEQIFEMPTGGAAIMREGANLLKLARKEQCLALGTRLRSKYKINYRFYRVFPNGEVQYLHPKDGVYPEKVNAGRQGVGQNFRSIGKNKSPIEVKFTGKQVYDL; encoded by the coding sequence ATGGCCATGGCAACTCAAGCTTCTCTCTTCACTCCAGCTCTCTCTGCCCCAAAATCTTCAGCCCCATGGAAACAATCCCTTGCTTCCTTCTCTCCTAAGCAACTCAAATCCACTGTTTCCGCTCCCCGTCCCATTAGAGCCATGGCCGAAGAAGCCGCCACAAAAGAAGCAGAGGCTCCAGTGGGCTTTACCCCACCACAATTGGACCCAAACACACCTTCCCCAATCTTCGGTGGCAGCACCGGTGGGCTTCTCCGCAAGGCCCAAGTTGAGGAGTTTTACGTAATTACTTGGGAATCACCTAAAGAACAGATCTTTGAGATGCCAACTGGTGGTGCAGCTATTATGAGGGAAGGTGCTAATTTGCTGAAATTGGCGAGGAAAGAGCAGTGTTTAGCACTTGGTACTAGGCTTAGGTCAAAGTACAAGATTAACTACAGGTTTTACAGGGTGTTTCCTAATGGTGAGGTTCAATACTTGCACCCTAAGGATGGTGTGTACCCAGAAAAGGTGAACGCTGGCCGTCAAGGAGTTGGACAGAACTTCAGATCCATTGGTAAGAACAAGAGCCCAATTGAGGTCAAGTTCACTGGCAAACAAGTGTATGATTTGTAA
- the LOC107787207 gene encoding sugar transport protein 8-like has product MSTAQVNNSKITVYVVSCWIFAAFGGLMFGYDIGISGGVSGMDDFLIKFFPNVYERKLHAKENNYCKYDDQLLQLFTSSLYLSALVSSFFASKACQLLGRRPTIFMASAFFIAGAVISAASEHRWMLIVGRILFGVGVGFGNETVPLFLTEVAPIQLRGAVNILFQLFVTIGIFIANLVNYATSTMHPNGWRVSLGLAAVPALLLLIGCFVITDTPASLIERGKEDQGKAALKKIRGVEDVEVEYKEIVAACEQAKQVKHPFRNLIKAASVPPLVIAIFLQIFQQFTGINAIMFYAPVLFQTMGFKSDGALLSAVITGLVNVGATFVSIYAVDKLGRRKLLLQACCQMLISQLAIGGILSVNLKETGTLDRTLAAIVVVLVCTYVMSFAWSWGPLGWLIPSETFPMETRTAGFAFAVSTNMLFTSLIAQAFLTMLCKMQAYIFFFFSAWIVVMGLFVIFLLPETKGVPIDSMVEDVWKKHPVWKKLFKNE; this is encoded by the exons atgtcgACAGCTCAGGTAAACAACTCCAAGATCACAGTCTATGTGGTATCATGTTGGATCTTTGCTGCCTTTGGAGGGCTTATGTTCGGTTACGATATTGGTATTTCAG GTGGAGTATCTGGTATGGATGATTTCTTGATAAAATTCTTCCCAAATGTATATGAAAGAAAGCTACATGCAAAGGAGAACAACTACTGTAAATATGACGATCAACTTCTCCAGCTATTCACCTCATCCTTGTACCTATCAGCTTTGGTTTCTAGCTTTTTCGCTTCAAAAGCCTGCCAATTGTTAGGTCGTAGACCCACCATTTTCATGGCCTCTGCTTTTTTCATTGCCGGCGCCGTCATTAGTGCTGCCTCTGAACACAGATGGATGCTCATTGTTGGTCGTATTTTGTTCGGCGTTGGTGTTGGCTTCGGAAATGAG ACTGTTCCTTTATTTTTGACAGAAGTAGCACCAATCCAACTTAGAGGAGCTGTGAATATTCTCTTCCAACTGTTCGTAACAATAGGAATATTCATCGCGAATCTGGTTAATTATGCAACATCAACTATGCATCCAAATGGTTGGAGGGTGTCACTCGGGCTTGCGGCTGTTCCAGCTTTGCTTCTTCTCATTGGTTGCTTTGTCATTACTGACACTCCAGCAAGTCTGATCGAACGTGGCAAAGAGGATCAAGGCAAAGCAGCACTGAAGAAAATCAGGGGAGTTGAAGATGTTGAAGTTGAGTACAAAGAAATAGTGGCTGCTTGTGAACAAGCCAAGCAAGTGAAACATCCATTCAGGAACCTCATAAAAGCTGCAAGTGTTCCACCACTtgtgattgccatatttttgcAGATATTCCAGCAATTTACTGGAATTAATGCTATTATGTTCTATGCTCCTGTTCTGTTCCAGACCATGGGTTTCAAGTCTGATGGTGCACTTTTGTCCGCTGTCATAACTGGACTTGTTAATGTTGGCGCTACCTTTGTTTCCATCTATGCTGTTGACAAGCTTGGAAGGAGAAAATTGCTCCTTCAAGCTTGTTGCCAAATGTTAATTTCTCAG TTGGCAATTGGAGGTATTTTATCAGTCAATTTGAAGGAGACAGGAACATTGGACAGGACATTGGCAGCAATAGTGGTGGTTCTTGTATGCACATATGTCATGTCATTTGCATGGTCATGGGGACCTTTGGGATGGTTGATACCAAGTGAGACATTCCCAATGGAAACAAGAACAGCCGGTTTCGCCTTTGCAGTCAGCACAAACATGCTCTTCACCTCCTTAATTGCTCAGGCATTCTTGACCATGCTCTGCAAAATGCAGGCttacattttcttcttcttctcagcCTGGATTGTTGTCATGGGATTGTTTGTCATATTCCTTTTGCCAGAAACCAAAGGAGTCCCTATTGATTCTATGGTGGAAGATGTATGGAAGAAGCATCCTGTTTGGAAGAAACTCTTCAAGAATGAATGA